From Sphingomonas nostoxanthinifaciens, a single genomic window includes:
- a CDS encoding ExbD/TolR family protein gives MAMSVGSAEENAPMSDINTTPLVDVMLVLLIIFLITVPVVIQTVPVRLPKVVYEPTTSKPENVVLSIRGDKAGGCEVYWGQTRVTAQELLDRSVAKLRLEIDKQGGPSAPGLELPEVHIRADVDTPWRCIGGAMTNVARAGFARVGFISQPEPGTYHSVVE, from the coding sequence ATGGCGATGAGTGTCGGTTCCGCCGAAGAAAACGCCCCGATGTCCGACATCAACACGACGCCGCTCGTCGACGTCATGCTGGTGCTCCTCATCATCTTCCTGATTACCGTGCCGGTCGTGATCCAGACGGTCCCGGTTCGCCTTCCGAAGGTCGTCTACGAGCCGACGACCAGCAAGCCCGAGAACGTCGTGCTGTCGATCCGCGGCGACAAGGCCGGTGGTTGCGAAGTCTATTGGGGGCAGACCCGCGTTACCGCGCAGGAACTGCTCGACCGTTCGGTCGCCAAGCTCCGGCTTGAGATTGACAAGCAGGGTGGCCCTAGCGCGCCCGGCCTGGAACTGCCCGAGGTGCACATCCGCGCCGACGTCGATACGCCCTGGCGGTGCATCGGCGGTGCGATGACCAACGTCGCCCGCGCCGGCTTCGCCCGCGTCGGCTTCATCTCGCAGCCGGAACCCGGTACCTATCACTCGGTCGTGGAGTAA
- a CDS encoding ExbD/TolR family protein: MAMSSGSAEGEPMMDINTTPLIDVMLVLLIMFIITIPVQTHAVKLDLPQNTNAPPPPILPVKNEVRVDPAGIIYWNGSPINLTVLRQYLDQTQSMNPIPELHLRPDPQARYEVVDEVLAVTKRANVSKMGFIGNEAYAGL; the protein is encoded by the coding sequence ATGGCAATGAGCTCGGGCTCCGCCGAGGGCGAGCCGATGATGGACATCAACACGACGCCGTTGATCGACGTCATGCTGGTGCTGCTCATCATGTTCATCATCACCATCCCGGTGCAGACCCACGCCGTGAAGCTGGATCTGCCGCAGAACACCAACGCTCCGCCGCCGCCGATCTTGCCGGTCAAGAACGAAGTGCGGGTCGATCCGGCTGGGATCATCTATTGGAACGGTTCGCCGATCAATCTGACGGTCCTGCGCCAGTATCTCGACCAGACCCAGTCGATGAACCCGATCCCGGAGCTGCATCTGCGGCCGGATCCGCAGGCCCGCTACGAGGTCGTCGACGAGGTGCTCGCGGTGACCAAGCGTGCCAACGTGTCCAAGATGGGCTTCATCGGCAACGAGGCTTATGCCGGCCTCTGA
- a CDS encoding CsbD family protein produces the protein MGELTDKIKGAANELVGKTKQVAGDALDRPDIQAEGVAQEAAGHVQNAKGAVKGALGDKI, from the coding sequence ATGGGTGAACTGACCGACAAGATCAAAGGTGCCGCGAACGAACTGGTCGGCAAGACGAAGCAGGTCGCTGGCGACGCGCTCGACCGTCCCGACATCCAGGCCGAAGGCGTCGCGCAGGAGGCTGCCGGCCACGTCCAGAACGCCAAGGGTGCGGTCAAGGGCGCGCTCGGCGACAAGATCTGA
- the plsY gene encoding glycerol-3-phosphate 1-O-acyltransferase PlsY, producing MSGHVWIVAALVLVGAYLVGSIPFGILVTRAAGAADPRSIGSGNIGATNVLRTGRKGLAALTLLLDGGKGAAAVLIVEAIEPGFGPLAAVGAFFGHVFPLWLGFKGGKGVATLLGVVLALCWQAGLVALAVWLLATLLTRYSSIGGMSAAIAAPVAAAFFFRADLVIILLVFALVLVWRHGANIARLLEGTEPRVGRSADA from the coding sequence GTGTCGGGTCATGTCTGGATTGTGGCGGCGCTAGTCCTCGTCGGCGCCTATCTCGTCGGGTCCATCCCTTTTGGTATCCTGGTCACCCGTGCCGCCGGCGCGGCCGATCCCCGTTCGATCGGTTCGGGCAATATCGGCGCGACCAATGTGCTGCGCACGGGTCGGAAGGGGCTTGCCGCGCTCACGTTGCTGCTGGATGGCGGCAAGGGTGCTGCCGCCGTCCTCATCGTCGAGGCAATTGAGCCAGGCTTCGGTCCGCTCGCGGCGGTCGGCGCCTTCTTCGGGCACGTTTTTCCGCTGTGGCTCGGGTTCAAGGGTGGCAAGGGGGTTGCGACCCTGCTCGGCGTCGTCCTGGCACTTTGCTGGCAGGCCGGGCTTGTAGCATTGGCGGTTTGGCTTCTGGCGACCTTGCTGACGCGATATTCGTCGATCGGTGGCATGAGCGCGGCGATCGCGGCCCCGGTGGCGGCGGCCTTCTTCTTCCGCGCCGATCTCGTCATCATATTGCTCGTGTTCGCGCTGGTTCTCGTGTGGCGGCATGGCGCCAATATCGCCCGATTGCTGGAGGGGACCGAGCCGCGCGTCGGCCGTTCCGCCGACGCCTGA
- the topA gene encoding type I DNA topoisomerase — protein sequence MKLVVVESPAKAKTIEKYLGPGHRVLASYGHVRDLPPKDGSVNPDDGFAMEWEPYADKAKQLKAIADEAKTADSLILATDPDREGEAISWHVQEVLRKKKALPKHVERVTFNAITKPAVLEAMANPRALDEDLIDAYRARRALDYLVGFTLSPVLWRKLPGAKSAGRVQSVALRLVVDREREIELFRAQEYWSVAAAMEQDGVPFLARLVRWRGNKIDRLTIGNGGDAEKARTDVEAGRFSVVSVETKPLTRNPPPPFTTSTIQQEAARKLGFSASHTMRVAQDLYEQGAITYMRTDGVQMDGSAISAARAAIVDRYDGGYVPEKPRQYTAKAKNAQEAHEAIRPTEFTRDKVGSGDHARLYDLVWKRALASQMASARLERTTVEMEDGTGQHGLRATGQVVLFPGYLALYEEGRDDAEDEDAKRLPRMSEGDAPAKKAVTAEQHFTQPPPRYSEASLVKKMEELGIGRPSTYAATLQTLKDRDYVVLEKNRFIPQESGRLLTSFLERFFEKYVSYDFTAGLEEELDDVSGGRAQWQAVLDAFWRDFKPKTAEVMEQKPSEVTAALDEFLAPYLFPDKGDGTDPRACPSCGNGKLALRGGKYGAFVACSNYPDCKFTRRFAQGGGEAAEADTGPAEMGTDPVSGELVTRRSGRFGPYIQLGDGKDAKRASIPKDVPELDLPMALKLLSLPREVGVHPESAKPITASIGRYGPYLAHDGKYARLASTAEVFETGMNAAVAKLADAANGGARARGASREPIATLGDSPVTGKPVKVMEGRFGPYVTDGETNATLPKGTDPATLAAEAALTLLAERAAKGPPKGKKKPARKAPAKAAAKKAPAKKVAAKGAAAKGAAAEK from the coding sequence ATGAAGCTCGTCGTCGTCGAATCTCCGGCCAAGGCCAAGACCATCGAGAAGTATCTCGGACCGGGCCATCGCGTGCTCGCTTCCTACGGTCACGTCCGCGATCTGCCGCCCAAGGACGGGTCGGTGAATCCGGATGACGGCTTCGCGATGGAGTGGGAGCCTTATGCCGACAAGGCCAAGCAGCTCAAGGCGATCGCCGACGAGGCGAAGACCGCGGACTCGCTGATTCTCGCGACCGATCCCGATCGCGAGGGCGAGGCGATTTCGTGGCACGTCCAGGAGGTCTTGCGGAAGAAGAAGGCGCTGCCGAAGCACGTCGAGCGCGTCACCTTCAACGCGATCACCAAGCCGGCGGTGCTGGAGGCGATGGCCAATCCGCGCGCGCTCGACGAGGATCTGATCGACGCCTATCGGGCGCGCCGCGCGCTCGATTATCTGGTCGGTTTCACGCTCTCGCCGGTGCTGTGGCGCAAATTGCCCGGCGCCAAGTCCGCCGGGCGCGTCCAGTCGGTCGCGCTGCGGCTGGTGGTCGATCGCGAGCGCGAGATCGAGCTGTTCCGCGCGCAGGAATATTGGTCTGTCGCGGCCGCGATGGAGCAGGACGGCGTGCCGTTCCTCGCGCGGCTGGTGCGGTGGCGCGGCAACAAGATCGATCGCCTCACGATCGGCAATGGCGGCGATGCCGAAAAGGCGCGTACGGACGTCGAGGCGGGGCGCTTCTCGGTCGTCTCGGTCGAGACCAAGCCGCTCACCCGCAATCCGCCGCCGCCCTTCACCACCTCGACCATCCAGCAGGAGGCGGCGCGCAAGCTCGGCTTCTCGGCCAGCCACACGATGCGCGTGGCGCAGGATCTCTACGAGCAGGGCGCGATCACCTACATGCGGACCGACGGCGTGCAGATGGACGGCAGCGCCATCTCCGCCGCGCGCGCCGCGATCGTCGATCGCTACGACGGCGGCTACGTTCCTGAAAAGCCGCGCCAATATACAGCTAAGGCCAAGAATGCGCAGGAAGCGCACGAGGCGATCCGTCCGACCGAGTTCACCCGTGACAAGGTCGGTTCGGGCGACCATGCCCGCCTGTACGATCTCGTGTGGAAGCGCGCGCTCGCCAGCCAGATGGCGTCGGCGCGGCTGGAGCGCACGACGGTCGAGATGGAAGACGGCACCGGCCAGCATGGGTTGCGCGCGACCGGGCAGGTCGTGCTGTTCCCCGGCTATCTCGCGCTCTACGAAGAGGGCCGCGACGATGCGGAGGACGAGGACGCCAAGCGCCTGCCGCGCATGAGCGAGGGCGACGCCCCCGCCAAGAAGGCGGTGACCGCCGAGCAGCATTTCACCCAGCCGCCGCCGCGTTATTCGGAAGCCAGCCTCGTCAAGAAGATGGAGGAGCTCGGCATCGGCCGCCCCTCCACCTATGCCGCGACGCTGCAGACGCTGAAGGACCGCGACTATGTCGTGCTGGAGAAGAACCGCTTCATCCCGCAGGAAAGCGGCCGGTTGCTGACCAGCTTCCTCGAGCGCTTCTTCGAGAAATACGTCTCCTACGATTTCACCGCCGGGCTGGAGGAGGAGCTGGACGACGTGTCCGGCGGCCGCGCCCAGTGGCAGGCGGTGCTCGACGCCTTCTGGCGCGACTTCAAGCCGAAGACCGCCGAGGTGATGGAGCAGAAGCCGTCCGAGGTGACCGCGGCGCTCGACGAGTTCCTTGCGCCCTATCTGTTTCCCGACAAGGGCGACGGCACCGATCCGCGCGCCTGCCCGTCGTGCGGTAACGGCAAGCTGGCGCTGCGCGGCGGCAAATATGGCGCGTTCGTCGCCTGCTCCAACTATCCCGACTGCAAGTTCACGCGCCGCTTCGCGCAGGGCGGCGGCGAGGCGGCCGAGGCTGATACCGGCCCCGCCGAAATGGGCACCGATCCCGTTTCCGGCGAGCTGGTGACGCGCCGCTCGGGACGGTTCGGGCCGTATATCCAGCTGGGCGACGGCAAGGACGCCAAGCGCGCCTCGATCCCCAAGGACGTGCCCGAGCTCGATCTGCCGATGGCGCTGAAATTGCTGTCGCTGCCGCGCGAGGTGGGCGTCCACCCCGAAAGCGCCAAGCCGATCACCGCCTCGATCGGCCGCTACGGGCCGTATCTTGCGCATGACGGCAAATATGCGCGGCTGGCCTCGACCGCCGAGGTATTCGAGACCGGCATGAACGCCGCGGTGGCGAAGCTCGCCGACGCGGCCAACGGCGGCGCCCGCGCCCGCGGGGCCTCGCGCGAGCCGATCGCGACTTTGGGGGACAGCCCGGTCACGGGCAAGCCGGTGAAGGTGATGGAGGGCCGGTTCGGCCCCTATGTCACCGACGGCGAGACCAACGCGACCCTCCCCAAGGGCACCGACCCCGCCACGCTGGCTGCCGAGGCGGCGCTGACCCTGCTGGCCGAACGCGCCGCGAAGGGGCCGCCCAAGGGCAAGAAGAAGCCCGCGCGCAAGGCACCGGCGAAGGCCGCGGCCAAGAAGGCGCCGGCGAAGAAGGTGGCAGCCAAGGGGGCGGCGGCAAAGGGTGCAGCGGCCGAGAAGTAA
- the proS gene encoding proline--tRNA ligase: MRLSRYFLPVMKESPADAQIVSHKLMLRAGLVRQTAAGIYAWLPLGLRVLQKIGQIVREEQDRSGAVELLMPTLQSADLWRQSGRYDAYGPEMLRITDRHEREMLYGPTNEEMVTAIFRDAARSYRDLPRTLYHIQWKFRDEVRPRFGVMRGREFLMKDAYSFDMDEAGARHSYNRMLVAYLNTFARMGLRAIPMQADTGPIGGDLSHEFIVLAPTGESDVFYHANWERPAELSAVDFENVAGLQAIVDGYTADYAATDEKRDEAREAEAGDALRQSRGVEVGHIFYFGTKYSDPMGLRVQGADGSEVMPHMGSYGIGVSRLMGAIIEASHDDKGIVWPEAVAPYKVGLINMRADDAACATAADDLYAKLQAAGVEVLYDDRDERGGAKFATMDLIGLPWQIVVGPKGLANGVVELKRRADGERIELSAADAVAKVAG, translated from the coding sequence ATGCGCCTGTCCCGCTACTTCCTGCCGGTGATGAAGGAATCGCCGGCCGACGCGCAGATCGTCAGCCACAAGCTCATGCTCCGCGCGGGCCTCGTGCGGCAGACGGCGGCGGGGATCTATGCTTGGCTGCCGCTCGGCCTGCGCGTGCTGCAGAAGATCGGGCAGATCGTGCGCGAGGAGCAGGATCGCTCGGGTGCGGTCGAACTGCTGATGCCGACATTGCAGAGCGCCGATCTGTGGCGTCAGTCGGGCCGTTACGACGCCTACGGGCCAGAGATGCTGCGCATCACCGACCGGCACGAGCGCGAGATGCTGTACGGCCCGACGAACGAGGAGATGGTCACCGCCATCTTCCGCGACGCCGCGCGCTCCTATCGCGATCTGCCGCGCACTTTGTACCACATCCAGTGGAAGTTTCGCGACGAGGTGCGCCCGCGCTTCGGCGTGATGCGCGGGCGCGAGTTCCTGATGAAGGACGCCTACAGTTTCGACATGGACGAGGCCGGCGCACGCCACAGCTACAACCGCATGCTCGTCGCCTATCTCAACACCTTCGCGCGGATGGGGCTGCGCGCCATCCCGATGCAGGCCGATACCGGCCCGATCGGCGGCGACCTCAGCCACGAATTCATCGTGCTGGCGCCGACCGGCGAGAGCGACGTCTTCTACCATGCGAATTGGGAGCGGCCGGCCGAGCTTTCGGCGGTGGATTTCGAGAATGTCGCCGGGCTGCAGGCGATCGTCGACGGCTATACCGCCGATTATGCCGCGACCGATGAGAAGCGCGACGAAGCGCGCGAGGCGGAGGCCGGCGACGCGCTGCGCCAGTCGCGCGGGGTCGAGGTCGGCCACATCTTCTACTTCGGCACCAAATATTCGGATCCGATGGGGTTGCGCGTTCAGGGTGCCGACGGATCCGAGGTGATGCCGCACATGGGCAGCTACGGCATCGGCGTGAGCCGGCTGATGGGCGCGATCATCGAGGCGAGCCACGACGACAAGGGGATCGTCTGGCCCGAGGCGGTGGCGCCGTACAAGGTCGGCCTCATCAACATGCGGGCCGACGATGCTGCCTGCGCGACGGCGGCGGACGATCTCTACGCCAAGCTGCAGGCGGCCGGCGTCGAGGTGCTGTATGACGACCGCGACGAGCGGGGCGGCGCCAAGTTCGCGACGATGGACCTGATCGGCCTGCCCTGGCAGATCGTCGTCGGCCCGAAGGGGCTGGCGAACGGGGTGGTGGAGCTGAAGCGTCGCGCCGACGGCGAGCGCATCGAACTGTCGGCCGCCGACGCGGTGGCGAAGGTCGCGGGGTGA
- a CDS encoding lipoprotein-releasing ABC transporter permease subunit, which yields MMLTRYERTVARRYLWPGRGEGIIAVVAGFSLLGVTLGVAALVIVMSVMNGFRAELFDKTIALNGHAVIQGYGNRLDDWRRVAEVARRTPGVVSATPLIEQPLMSSHEGRVEGVVVRGMALPDLRGSAIARKIVTGSLAEVTPGSGNVAIGARLAEALGVQVGGQISLINPAGPSTPFGTAPRIVSYRVAATFEVGIYDYDNTFVVMPIADAQTLLLLGDAVGMIEVKTVDADRVGAILAPLAPQVRGDAVISDWRQMNSSLFEALQVERVTMFIILSIIIVVAAFNILSSLIMLVRAKTRDIAILRTMGATRGALVRIFLMVGMSIGVLGTLGGLALAWIALRYRQPAVDLVQRLTGQNLWDPSVRFLTELPSRTDPVEVTAIVIMTMVLAFLFTLYPALRAARTDPVQVLRYE from the coding sequence ATTATGCTGACCCGCTACGAACGCACCGTCGCGCGGCGCTACCTTTGGCCCGGTCGCGGCGAGGGGATCATCGCGGTCGTCGCCGGTTTCTCGCTGCTGGGCGTCACGCTCGGCGTCGCCGCGCTCGTGATCGTGATGAGCGTGATGAACGGCTTCCGCGCCGAATTGTTCGACAAGACGATCGCGCTCAACGGCCATGCGGTCATTCAGGGCTATGGCAACCGGCTCGACGATTGGCGCCGCGTCGCCGAGGTCGCGCGCAGGACGCCCGGCGTGGTCTCCGCCACCCCGCTGATCGAACAGCCGCTGATGAGCAGTCACGAAGGCCGGGTGGAAGGCGTCGTCGTGCGCGGCATGGCGCTGCCAGATCTGCGCGGCTCGGCGATCGCGCGCAAGATCGTCACCGGCTCGCTCGCCGAGGTGACGCCGGGCTCGGGCAATGTCGCGATCGGGGCGCGGCTGGCCGAGGCGCTGGGCGTCCAGGTCGGCGGCCAGATCAGCCTCATCAACCCTGCCGGGCCGTCGACGCCGTTCGGCACCGCGCCGCGCATCGTCTCCTATCGCGTCGCGGCGACCTTCGAGGTCGGCATCTACGATTATGACAACACCTTCGTCGTGATGCCGATCGCCGATGCGCAGACCTTGCTGCTGCTGGGCGATGCGGTCGGCATGATCGAGGTGAAGACGGTCGATGCCGATCGCGTGGGCGCGATCCTCGCGCCGCTCGCTCCGCAGGTCCGCGGCGACGCGGTCATTTCCGACTGGCGGCAGATGAACAGTTCGCTGTTCGAGGCGCTGCAGGTCGAGCGGGTGACGATGTTCATCATCCTGTCGATCATCATCGTCGTCGCCGCGTTCAACATCCTGTCCTCGCTCATCATGCTGGTACGCGCCAAGACGCGCGACATCGCCATCCTGCGCACGATGGGCGCGACGCGCGGCGCGCTGGTGCGAATCTTCCTGATGGTCGGGATGTCGATCGGCGTGCTCGGCACGCTCGGCGGCCTCGCCCTCGCCTGGATCGCGCTGCGCTATCGCCAGCCGGCGGTCGATCTGGTGCAGCGGCTGACGGGGCAGAATCTGTGGGATCCGTCGGTGCGGTTCCTCACCGAATTGCCGTCGCGGACCGACCCGGTCGAGGTGACCGCGATCGTGATCATGACGATGGTGCTCGCCTTCCTCTTCACCCTCTATCCCGCGCTGCGCGCGGCGCGCACCGATCCGGTGCAGGTGCTGCGCTATGAGTGA
- a CDS encoding ABC transporter ATP-binding protein, producing MSEPLVVTGLARSFEQGGKRIDVLRGVDLAVRAGEIVGLLGPSGSGKSTLLQAVGLLEGGFDGSIRIAGEEAGKLGDDGRTRLRREALGFVYQFHHLLPDFTAEENVVLPQLIRGHDPAAAGERARTLLDALGLAERRDHRPAQLSGGEQQRVAVARALANRPALVLADEPTGNLDEATADRVLAELLRLVRGEGAAALIATHNERLAARMDRVVRLYEGLLA from the coding sequence ATGAGTGAGCCGCTGGTCGTCACCGGCCTCGCCCGCTCGTTCGAGCAGGGCGGCAAGCGGATCGACGTGCTGCGCGGCGTCGATCTGGCGGTGCGCGCGGGCGAGATCGTGGGGCTGCTCGGTCCCTCGGGCTCGGGCAAGTCGACCCTGTTGCAGGCGGTGGGGCTGCTCGAGGGCGGCTTCGACGGATCGATCCGCATCGCCGGCGAGGAAGCCGGCAAGCTCGGCGACGACGGCCGCACCCGGTTGCGGCGCGAGGCGCTGGGCTTCGTCTATCAATTCCATCATCTGCTGCCGGACTTCACGGCGGAAGAGAATGTGGTGCTGCCGCAGCTGATCCGCGGCCACGATCCGGCGGCGGCGGGGGAGCGCGCGCGCACCCTGCTCGACGCGCTGGGCCTGGCCGAACGGCGCGACCACCGGCCCGCGCAATTGTCGGGCGGCGAGCAGCAGCGCGTCGCGGTGGCGCGTGCGCTCGCCAACCGCCCGGCTCTGGTGCTGGCCGACGAGCCCACCGGTAATCTCGACGAGGCGACCGCCGATCGCGTGCTGGCCGAATTGCTGCGGCTGGTGCGCGGCGAGGGCGCGGCGGCGCTGATCGCGACGCATAACGAGCGGCTCGCCGCGCGAATGGATCGCGTCGTGCGGTTGTACGAAGGGCTGCTCGCCTGA
- a CDS encoding beta strand repeat-containing protein, whose amino-acid sequence MRWFLKLVRAERGSVLVLGALSLTSLLGMTGLAVEASNGYAVKVRDQRVSDMAALAAAVAYKSSSSLTIAQKVASDVVTASGLSASNATIAPDSTTSPTQITVSLTVAVPIRLAAAISSTASYNVTNSATASLSTGSPSASLACITALGSSGNTVSSDGGASILASGCAISTNGGVSSSNTSATVTAKQITASAINDASASWGGQGIITTPTAKNWTVKANGASDGILTGNTAIKNALCLVNKLTGTGDSDYSDSNTNCTTALVSPVTNKVNGGQSVTFSSSNPAPQIAAYWNSSTSTYTMPAGTYKYSSITVSGGVTVNFTGPVTLSAGSIDMSGNGMTIGDGAVTVEGTFGFNSGSTITIGNGSHSFGSLAVTGGRTLRMGTGDLNVTGALTESGGSFIYINTAAGNSIVIGNSGSTGIDVEGGSKLCFTSDCSTPTAAATTFSVNGTITTAGGSTLVLPIAPTHVINGDLTLNGSSILGSGLYVIKGGFTNNTGGTMTGNAVTFALGGTFTLSGGTSLDLAAPTGSSSYGITDVLVATKSTAATTIGGGSADKYSGLFYAPKSPMSLSGGSSISTNGSACLMVMVLSVSSTGSGTLNASNCSGVSTGSSSASSGTLALIR is encoded by the coding sequence GTGCGCTGGTTTCTGAAATTGGTGCGCGCCGAGAGAGGCTCCGTGCTCGTGCTGGGCGCGTTATCGCTCACGTCGCTGCTCGGCATGACCGGCCTCGCGGTCGAGGCGTCCAACGGCTATGCCGTCAAGGTGCGCGATCAGCGCGTCAGCGACATGGCGGCGCTGGCCGCCGCCGTCGCCTATAAGAGCTCGTCGAGCCTGACGATCGCGCAGAAGGTGGCGAGCGACGTCGTCACCGCGAGCGGCCTCAGCGCGTCAAACGCGACGATCGCGCCGGATTCGACCACCAGCCCCACGCAGATCACCGTTTCGCTGACCGTGGCGGTGCCGATCCGCCTCGCTGCCGCAATTTCCAGTACGGCGAGCTACAACGTCACGAACAGCGCGACCGCGTCGCTGTCGACCGGCAGCCCGAGCGCCAGCCTCGCCTGCATCACCGCGTTGGGATCGAGCGGGAACACCGTATCGTCCGACGGCGGCGCCAGCATCCTGGCAAGCGGTTGCGCGATCAGCACCAATGGCGGCGTCTCTTCGTCGAACACCAGCGCGACCGTCACCGCCAAGCAGATCACCGCATCGGCGATCAACGACGCCTCGGCATCGTGGGGCGGGCAGGGCATCATCACGACGCCCACCGCGAAGAACTGGACGGTCAAGGCCAACGGCGCCAGCGACGGCATCCTGACCGGCAACACCGCGATCAAGAACGCGCTGTGCCTCGTCAACAAGCTGACCGGCACCGGCGACAGCGATTATAGCGACAGCAACACCAACTGCACGACCGCTTTGGTGTCGCCCGTGACGAACAAGGTCAATGGTGGCCAGTCGGTCACCTTCTCGTCGAGCAATCCGGCTCCGCAGATCGCGGCTTACTGGAACAGCAGCACCAGCACCTACACGATGCCGGCCGGCACCTATAAATATTCGTCGATCACCGTCAGCGGCGGCGTGACCGTCAACTTCACCGGTCCCGTGACTCTGTCGGCCGGATCGATCGACATGAGCGGCAACGGCATGACGATCGGCGACGGCGCGGTCACGGTCGAGGGGACGTTCGGCTTCAACAGCGGCAGCACCATCACCATCGGCAACGGTTCGCACAGCTTCGGCTCGCTGGCGGTCACTGGCGGGCGCACGTTGCGCATGGGGACGGGCGATCTCAACGTCACCGGCGCGCTGACCGAATCGGGCGGCAGCTTCATCTACATCAACACCGCCGCCGGCAATTCGATCGTGATCGGCAATAGCGGCAGCACCGGCATCGACGTGGAGGGCGGCTCGAAGCTGTGCTTCACGTCCGATTGCTCGACGCCGACCGCAGCCGCCACGACCTTCAGCGTCAACGGCACGATCACGACCGCCGGCGGCAGCACGCTGGTCCTGCCGATCGCGCCGACCCACGTCATCAACGGCGACCTCACGCTCAACGGCAGTTCGATCCTCGGCTCGGGCCTCTATGTCATCAAGGGCGGCTTCACGAACAATACCGGTGGCACGATGACCGGTAACGCGGTCACCTTCGCGCTGGGCGGCACCTTCACCTTGTCGGGCGGCACCTCGCTCGATCTGGCGGCGCCGACCGGCTCCAGCAGCTACGGCATCACCGACGTGCTGGTCGCCACGAAGTCCACCGCGGCCACCACGATCGGCGGCGGCAGCGCCGACAAATATTCGGGGCTGTTCTACGCACCCAAATCGCCAATGTCGCTGTCGGGCGGCTCGTCCATTTCGACCAACGGCTCGGCGTGCCTGATGGTGATGGTGCTGTCGGTCTCGTCGACCGGATCGGGCACGCTGAACGCCTCGAATTGCAGCGGGGTTTCGACCGGGTCGTCCAGTGCGAGTTCCGGCACGCTGGCGTTGATCCGATGA
- a CDS encoding TadE/TadG family type IV pilus assembly protein produces the protein MRRVTALLRARKGSATVEFALTSLFLFGVLVVGLDFAMYAQQKLRLGDAVEQGAMIAFRARTNAPTVDTSGITSYIASVAGGTPTISFECNGSSSCGSGATQSACVSAPAAANGWPTFTASTTTCASGGSPGYYLVIRATRVHSSVIVPDKWLGGTTIVQQAVVRLS, from the coding sequence ATGAGGCGCGTCACGGCCCTGCTGCGCGCGCGCAAGGGCAGCGCGACGGTCGAGTTCGCGCTGACATCGCTGTTCCTCTTCGGCGTGCTGGTGGTCGGCCTCGATTTCGCGATGTACGCGCAGCAGAAATTGCGGCTCGGCGATGCTGTGGAGCAGGGGGCGATGATCGCCTTCCGCGCGCGGACCAACGCGCCGACGGTCGATACCAGCGGCATCACCAGCTACATCGCCAGCGTTGCGGGCGGAACACCGACCATCTCGTTCGAATGCAATGGCTCCTCGAGCTGCGGTAGCGGCGCGACACAGAGCGCCTGCGTGTCCGCGCCGGCCGCCGCCAACGGCTGGCCGACCTTCACCGCTTCGACCACGACCTGCGCCAGCGGCGGTTCGCCCGGTTATTATCTCGTGATCCGCGCGACGCGCGTCCATTCGTCGGTGATCGTGCCGGACAAATGGCTGGGCGGGACGACGATCGTGCAGCAGGCGGTGGTACGGCTGTCGTGA
- a CDS encoding TadE/TadG family type IV pilus assembly protein — protein sequence MTRRSIGDARGGAAVEFALVAPTFLMFLFLLLDGGRMMFAKQALYELASASARCAAVNATTCPLTGSTTVSDWAAARGKARSNLALDRTMVTVTQVTTATAGVCGGVAGMMKSTITMPFKKGAMMLLPQAVAPASLVATACFPTSS from the coding sequence GTGACGCGACGGTCGATCGGCGATGCGCGCGGCGGGGCGGCGGTGGAGTTCGCGCTGGTGGCGCCGACCTTCCTGATGTTCCTGTTCCTTTTGCTCGACGGCGGGCGGATGATGTTCGCCAAGCAGGCGCTCTACGAGCTGGCCTCTGCATCGGCGCGTTGCGCGGCGGTCAACGCCACCACCTGCCCGCTGACCGGCAGCACGACGGTGAGCGACTGGGCGGCGGCGCGCGGCAAGGCGCGGTCGAACCTCGCGCTCGACCGCACGATGGTAACGGTCACGCAGGTCACCACCGCGACCGCCGGCGTGTGCGGCGGCGTCGCCGGCATGATGAAGTCGACGATCACGATGCCGTTCAAGAAGGGTGCGATGATGTTGCTGCCGCAGGCGGTCGCGCCGGCGAGCCTCGTCGCCACCGCCTGCTTCCCGACGTCGAGCTGA